One stretch of Girardinichthys multiradiatus isolate DD_20200921_A chromosome 2, DD_fGirMul_XY1, whole genome shotgun sequence DNA includes these proteins:
- the syt9b gene encoding synaptotagmin-9b, producing MPAEREDEICRKALELLSDLCSKGEVQDDNCLDFIYYFRDLARPRYTDSDVSVSLLSLLVTTCGLALFSVSLFVSWKLCWVPLSIRFLPDVLKGAHFLGGDQQPVLTEVDGEEREYSEDGYVKEPSGPPLAVAVPESALKISHTSPDIPLETQAKVEKNQVHTLARERVQRQITEPTSSVRHNSIRRQMNLSNPDFNPAQFQRQDSLSGLGRIKPELYKQRSIDAEDGRRTDSCGRLHFILKFDFDLDQLIVKIHKAQDLPAKDFSGTSDPYVKIYLLPDRKNKHQTKVHRKTLNPVFDEVFLFPVAYAELSNRKLHFSVYDFDRFSRHDLIGQVVVDNFLDLADFPRETKLCRDIQYVTSDNVDLGELMFSLCYLPTAGRLTITIIKARNLKAMDITGASDPYVKVSLMCEGRRLKKRKTSTKRNTLNPVYNEAIVFDVPPENIDQISLLIAVMDYDRVGHNEVIGVCRVGNEAESLGRDHWNEMLTYPRKPIAHWHPLIEWVGQGATVSGSQGGSTNSLKTPPSP from the exons ATGCCTGCAGAACGAGAAGATGAGATTTGTCGAAAGGCTCTGGAACTGCTCTCCGACCTGTGCTCAAAGGGAGAGGTGCAGGACGACAACTGTCTGGATTTCATCTACTACTTCAGAGACCTGGCCAGACCGCGCTACACGGACTCAG ATGTATCGGTGAGTCTGCTTTCTCTGCTGGTGACCACCTGTGGTCTGGCGCTATTTAGCGTCTCCCTTTTTGTCTCATGGAAGCTGTGCTGGGTGCCACTGAGTATCCGTTTCCTCCCAGATGTCCTGAAGGGGGCACACTTCTTGGGAGGAGATCAACAACCTGTCCTCACGGAG GTGGACGGGGAGGAAAGGGAGTACAGTGAGGATGGTTATGTGAAGGAGCCGTCAGGCCCCCCTTTGGCTGTGGCTGTGCCTGAGTCAGCCCTAAAGATAAGCCACACGTCGCCTGACATCCCACTGGAGACCCAGGCTAAAGTGGAGAAAAACCAGGTCCACACTCTGGCCAGGGAGAGGGTTCAGAGGCAGATTACTGAGCCAACATCATCTGTACG GCACAACTCCATTCGTCGTCAGATGAACCTTTCTAATCCTGACTTTAACCCAGCTCAGTTCCAGCGCCAGGACTCCCTGTCCGGTTTGGGCCGAATAAAACCAGAACTGTACAAGCAGCGGTCGATAGATGCTGAAGACGGCCGTCGGACTGACAGCTGTGGGCGTCTTCACTTTATTCTGAAGTTTGACTTTGACCTGGATCAGCTTATTGTGAAGATCCACAAGGCCCAGGACTTGCCTGCCAAGGACTTCTCAGGGACCTCTGACCCTTACGTCAAGATCTACCTGCTACCTGACCGCAAGAACAAGCACCAGACCAAGGTGCACCGCAAGACTCTCAACCCAGTGTTTGATGAGGTGTTTCTTTTTCCTGTGGCATACGCTGAGCTGTCAAACCGCAAGCTGCACTTCAGCGTCTATGACTTTGACAGGTTCTCACGGCACGATTTGATTGGTCAGGTGGTGGTGGACAACTTCCTGGACCTGGCTGACTTTCCCCGGGAAACAAAACTGTGTCGGGATATCCAATACGTGACCTCG GATAACGTGGATCTCGGAGAGCTGATGTTCTCGCTGTGCTATCTCCCCACAGCTGGCAGACTCACCATCACCATAATCAAAGCCAGAAATCTAAAAGCCATGGACATCACTGGAGCCTCAG ATCCTTATGTGAAAGTGTCCTTGATGTGTGAAGGAAGGAGgctaaagaaaagaaagactTCAACCAAGCGTAACACACTGAACCCGGTGTACAATGAAGCAATTGTGTTTGATGTTCCTCCTGAGAATATAGACCAAATCAGCCTGCTCATTGCAGTCATGGATTATGATCG GGTTGGACACAATGAAGTGATTGGAGTGTGCAGGGTTGGTAACGAAGCTGAAAGCCTGGGGCGAGACCACTGGAATGAGATGCTAACGTATCCCAGAAAACCGATCGCACACTGGCACCCTCTCATAGAG